From Salvia splendens isolate huo1 chromosome 3, SspV2, whole genome shotgun sequence, a single genomic window includes:
- the LOC121795048 gene encoding EPIDERMAL PATTERNING FACTOR-like protein 8 — protein MLQHITHTYHTPINSIPHPITTLTMPPSTNHHHLFFLTLALTSIIFLSSLPPSSGGAKTSREEEEELRKMVLGSRPPACVNRCMSCRPCEATLVIPPHQKASYGASSHRGGDDSYYLLSWKCRCNDDLHQISGYSRDLLCCAILDVFFLLVFYMGWGKWW, from the exons ATGCTTCAACACATTACACATACATATCACACCCCCATTAATTCTATTCCCCACCCTATCACAACACTCACCATGCCTCCATCCACAAACCACCACCACCTCTTCTTCCTCACTCTTGCCCTCACATCCatcatcttcctctcttctctccccCCTTCCTCAG GTGGGGCTAAGACATcaagagaggaggaggaggaactgaGGAAGATGGTGCTGGGGTCGAGGCCGCCTGCCTGCGTCAACCGGTGCATGAGCTGCCGGCCCTGCGAGGCTACTTTGGTAATTCCACCGCACCAAAAGGCAAGTTATGGTGCATCTTCTCACAGAGGGGGAGATGACAGCTACTATCTTCTTTCTTGGAAATGCAG GTGTAACGACGACCTTCACCAGATTTCAGGATACTCTAGGGATCTTCTTTGCTGTGCTATTTTGGATGTCTTTTTTCTTCTGGTCTTCTATATGGGATGGGGGAAATGGTGGTAG
- the LOC121793840 gene encoding uncharacterized protein LOC121793840 yields MRSSPMCFGLRMSSRDAPPTPKHANQAAGRSKESTEYINPGLRLWNESREKWVADKKIATRSQLLNVLKLRSICMDTKLHLCSVTTCKDMHRLLNSAEPFPRPVPLGEMVDFLVNVWDDEGMYEMI; encoded by the exons ATGAGGTCTAGCCCAATGTGCTTTGGACTGCGCATGTCATCAAGAGATGCGCCGCCGACCCCAAAGCATGCCAATCAAGCTGCTGGCCGTTCAAAAGAATCAACTGAATACATAAATCCTG GTCTTCGACTCTGGAATGAGAGCAGAGAGAAATGGGTAGCCGATAAAAAGATAGCTACTCGATCTCAATTGTTGAACGTGCTCAAATTAAG ATCTATCTGCATGGATACAAAGCTTCATCTTTGCTCCGTGACAACGTGCAAGGATATGCATAGGCTGCTTAACAGCGCAGAGCCGTTTCCCAGACCTGTTCCTCTTGGG GAAATGGTGGATTTTCTGGTTAATGTGTGGGATGATGAAGGAATGTATGAGATGATCTAA